CTGGAAGAAGTCTCAGGATGGCATTTGCAACCACAGATTTCCCGCATCCGGTCTCGCCCACGATCGCTACTGTCTCATGCTCTTCGAGCATAATGGAGATACCGGACGCTGCCTTAACAGATCCAGCAGGTGTATCGAACTTTACTGACAGTTCACGCACCTGGAGAAGCGACATGCACGCCCCTCCTCTCCTCAAGCATGAGACTCATGGTCACAAGTGAGAGAACCGAGAGCGTTATGCATATCCCAGGGGGCATGTACCACCACCAGCATCCATTTAAGAAACCACCCCTGGAGAACGCGAAGTTTATTATCATCCCCCAGCTCTTCGAGTTCGGATCCCCAAGCCCCAGAAATGACAATGAGGCCTCGGCGATCATCGCTGAGGCGACTGTCAGCATGAACTTGGGCATGATCACGTGAATTGTATTTGGGAGAACATCTGTAAGAATTATGTGCATATCAGAGAAACCCGTGACCTTCGCAGCCTCCACAAATGCCATCTCCCTCACCTGGAGAACCCTGGCGCGCACGATCCTGGCGAGCGAGGTCCACCAGAGCAGGCCCATTATCAGGGTTATGGTTATAGAACTCGGCTTCAGGAATGCGGCAACCACAATCACCAGAGGTATCTGGGGTATCATTAGAAATATGTCCGTGATACCCATGAGAATATCATCCACCCATCCCCTGAAGTAGCCGGCAGATGCGCCAACGATGGTGCCTATCAGGGTGGCGATGATCGCAGATCCAAGACCGACGCCGAGAGAAACCCTAGAGCCGAATATGATCTCGGACAGGATGTCATTGCCCATGTCGTTCGTTCCAAGAGGATGATCCCAGCTCGGACCCAGGTAAGGCTCATACCGCTTCCAGGGATCGTGTGGGGCGAGGTGGGGGGCGAAGAACGCCATCATCAGAAATGCAAGAAATACCAGAGCTCCTGGATTCGATAGCAATGATAATTTCGTGCGTGATGCCTGCACTTCGCATCTCATCGGCTCCTCACCCTTGGATCGAGAATGCCGTAGAGCACATCCGCGATCATGTTCGCTGTTATCACCATTATGGTTATTATGAGAAAGGAGCCCTGCAGCACCGGATAATCCCGGTAGAGAAGCGCGCTGTAGATGAGGTTGCCCATCCCGCGCATCGAGAATACCATCTCTATGAACAGCGCCCCGCTGAATATGAAGCCGAAGTCCAGTGCGATCAGCGTTATTATCGGCAGAGCTGCATTTCTGAATACGTGCCTGAACAGGATCTGGGTGTCATACAGCCCCTTGGCTCTCGCATACAGTGCATACAGCATTTGGCGCTCCTGTATCACGCTGCCCCTCATGATCATGTGGTTTCTGGAGGCTGAGAAGAGGCTCATCAGGATCACAGGGAGAATGATATGATGAATTATGTTCCAGGCAGAACCTGTGCTGTAAAACCCCTTCATAGGGACCCAGCCGAGATGAAAACCAAATATGTATAGAGACATCAGCGCCAGAAAATACGGAGGAGTGGAGTAGATGATTAGAAAGACAAGAGTCTGCAATCTCGAGCTGGGTCCCTCCCTCCAGCCGGCAAGCGCTCCAAGCAACGTTCCAAGAAGAGCTCCGATGATCACAGGAGGAGCTGCGAGAAGCAGCGTCCATTTCATTCTCTCCACAACGAGCGGCAGAACTGCAGAGTGGAAGTGGTAGGAATAGCCTAAATCTAGGTGCATCAGGTTCTTCCAGTACATCAGATACTGCTCTCTCAGGGGCAGATCCAGACCCATCTCCCTCCTGATCTCCTGTACAAGATCACCGCTGAGAATCACATCCTCGCCCAGGAGATTTGTCAAGGTATCGCCGGGCATCGCCCTCGGTATGGCGAAGTTCAGCGAGAGTATAATAAAGAGCGAGATCGCATACCTGGCGAGCTTCATCTCAGCTCTCCGCCTCTCTGAGAGTGTACAGCAATGCGTCGGTGCTTTGGAAGCGGACTTTCATCTCCTCATCAAGCCTGCCTGTGCTGCGCAGGTACTCCACAATCTCATCAGGAGATCTCTCCGAGTACCTGTACTGCTTCAGCACGTATTTGATCGGAAGCCTGTAATCCCTGGGGAACAGTTCGATATCGAAGTCGTGGCCCATCTCCCTCAGAATGCTCTGCAGGCATCTGTAATCGAGATGCGGCTTGGGTCCATACGCGAAATCGTTTAGTGGATCTGGAGGATCAGCACGGAACACTATGAATACCCCTGAATGCGATATAGCGATCATCCTGCTGAGGAATGCCAATATGTCCTCATGGAAGAGGCTGTATGCTGCAAGCGTGTAATCGATCCTCTCCGTGATCTCCGCATCCGGCCACGTATCGCATATGGTTATGATGTTATTGATACCATTGGCCTTTCTCGTCAGAACCTGCAGCTGGTGCTCAGATGGATCCAGAGCGATGACCTTCCCTGCAGTTCTGGAAAGGGGAATGGCGAAGGCGCCTGTACCTGCCCCTATATCGAGAACGGTGGAGCCGGGATGGATGAGGAAGGAGATCCTCTCGAGGACCTTTCCAGGGTAGTCCATCAGCCCCAGAATCTCATCGTAGACATCGTACTCCCTCCAAAACTGGTCGTTCGAAATGTTCCGCTCTTTCAGATGGCGAATGTAGCTTGTTTTCTGAATGAACTCCCTCCATCGATCCACCCACACGCTCATGCCATCCTCTCTACGTTCAGGAAGTTGTCGAGGTTGTAGATGCCGTACAGCGGGTCTGAGCTCCAGCCGGTCCATTTCTTGTTGTAGGGTGTGAACACCTTGTTCCAGTAGAGCGCTATTCCGGGCAGATTTTCGGCGTAGTAATCCTGAACGCTGTGCGCCAGATCCTTCAGC
This genomic stretch from Methanothrix sp. harbors:
- a CDS encoding ABC transporter permease; its protein translation is MRCEVQASRTKLSLLSNPGALVFLAFLMMAFFAPHLAPHDPWKRYEPYLGPSWDHPLGTNDMGNDILSEIIFGSRVSLGVGLGSAIIATLIGTIVGASAGYFRGWVDDILMGITDIFLMIPQIPLVIVVAAFLKPSSITITLIMGLLWWTSLARIVRARVLQVREMAFVEAAKVTGFSDMHIILTDVLPNTIHVIMPKFMLTVASAMIAEASLSFLGLGDPNSKSWGMIINFAFSRGGFLNGCWWWYMPPGICITLSVLSLVTMSLMLEERRGVHVASPGA
- a CDS encoding class I SAM-dependent methyltransferase, which encodes MSVWVDRWREFIQKTSYIRHLKERNISNDQFWREYDVYDEILGLMDYPGKVLERISFLIHPGSTVLDIGAGTGAFAIPLSRTAGKVIALDPSEHQLQVLTRKANGINNIITICDTWPDAEITERIDYTLAAYSLFHEDILAFLSRMIAISHSGVFIVFRADPPDPLNDFAYGPKPHLDYRCLQSILREMGHDFDIELFPRDYRLPIKYVLKQYRYSERSPDEIVEYLRSTGRLDEEMKVRFQSTDALLYTLREAES
- a CDS encoding ABC transporter permease yields the protein MKLARYAISLFIILSLNFAIPRAMPGDTLTNLLGEDVILSGDLVQEIRREMGLDLPLREQYLMYWKNLMHLDLGYSYHFHSAVLPLVVERMKWTLLLAAPPVIIGALLGTLLGALAGWREGPSSRLQTLVFLIIYSTPPYFLALMSLYIFGFHLGWVPMKGFYSTGSAWNIIHHIILPVILMSLFSASRNHMIMRGSVIQERQMLYALYARAKGLYDTQILFRHVFRNAALPIITLIALDFGFIFSGALFIEMVFSMRGMGNLIYSALLYRDYPVLQGSFLIITIMVITANMIADVLYGILDPRVRSR